A window from Citrobacter amalonaticus encodes these proteins:
- a CDS encoding DUF5107 domain-containing protein — protein sequence MYGSVKVWQETLSLPTWTVGEEDPNPMFLEKRVYQGSSGAVYPYGVIDTLTGKREMRDYQAVWMENDFIRVMLLPELGGRIHRAYDKVQQRDFVYYNEVVKPALVGLLGPWISGGIEFNWPQHHRPTTFMPVDFTQRAGEHGEQTVWMGEVEPMRGLQVMTGFTLYPDRALIEITGKVFNGNATPRHFLWWANPAVKGGDDHQSVFPPDVTAVFDHGKRDVSAFPIATGTYYKVDYSAGVDISRYKNVPVPTSYMAEKSDYDFVGAWHHGERGGLLHVADHHISPGKKQWSWGYGDFGVAWDRNLTDENGPYIELMTGVFTDNQPDFTWLAPYEEKVFVQNFLPYSELGMVQNASIDLALRLVRDESQLSVGVYAVAPLQDVQVTLSADGAPFFETTLTLAPGKSWLTTLVDSGYARITMTVTRHDGQTLLQYEEHIADDLPLPSAATAPAQPEALSNTDELYFIGQHLEQYNHASRYAGDYYRRALEIDPLDYRNNVALGTLALNQADWAQAERCAKAALARAHHLNKNPRDGEASMLLAAARERQGDCQQAWDHYYKASWSGNCRDAAFWALARLAMARGDHADALAKVTQSLRFNGSNNLAMGLKALVLAELGRTSEALKYIEQQRNDYPLSYVLHYARWAICRDEPSKTALITITGRRGTNACELAGWLLSFGQKAAARELLELLDSQETLPLLWRASLSDHPQPFIAQARACLPNRVRFPNTLDEVQMLQTLEHSAYARYLLGCFWYSKRRYEEALTCWQFTLQQEPEFAPVHRLLGIYAWNKQHDGVKAHQYLSQAVALEPDNARFLFELDYLNKLLATPAEQRLQQLESRKAVVFQRDDLTVELLSLWNGLGHYDDAAKVLGERVFHPWEGGEGKATGQYLLNQMHRALAAIGKEEFSDAVSLLQQALIYPHNLGEGRLPGQTDNDIWYLLGYCAQRQGYHDEAHRYFARATRGGSTLDAGRYYNDQPVDYLFWQGMALKQLGERDDAEQLFHSFLQWVTSQRDHVPEVDFFAVSLPDLVVLDTPAEAKHQQHCLFITALGHLGLGDLSACQQALDALLKQNPAHDKALLVRHVIRLELLH from the coding sequence ATGTACGGTTCAGTTAAGGTCTGGCAGGAAACCCTCTCACTACCGACCTGGACGGTGGGTGAGGAAGATCCGAACCCGATGTTTCTGGAAAAACGGGTTTATCAGGGCTCTTCAGGTGCGGTTTACCCCTACGGCGTGATCGACACCCTGACCGGCAAGCGCGAAATGCGCGATTACCAGGCCGTGTGGATGGAAAACGATTTTATCCGCGTCATGCTGCTGCCCGAACTGGGGGGGCGTATTCACCGTGCGTATGACAAAGTGCAGCAGCGCGATTTTGTCTATTACAACGAAGTGGTGAAGCCTGCGCTGGTTGGCCTGTTGGGGCCGTGGATCTCCGGCGGGATCGAATTTAACTGGCCGCAGCACCATCGCCCCACCACTTTTATGCCGGTAGATTTTACACAGCGGGCAGGGGAACACGGCGAACAAACCGTCTGGATGGGTGAAGTGGAGCCGATGCGCGGTCTGCAGGTGATGACTGGATTCACCCTCTACCCGGATCGCGCGTTGATAGAAATCACCGGTAAAGTCTTCAACGGCAACGCCACGCCACGTCATTTTTTATGGTGGGCGAACCCGGCGGTGAAGGGCGGCGACGATCATCAAAGCGTGTTCCCGCCTGATGTCACGGCGGTGTTCGATCACGGCAAGCGCGATGTCTCCGCTTTTCCGATCGCTACGGGCACCTATTACAAAGTTGACTACTCGGCAGGGGTGGATATCTCCCGCTATAAGAATGTGCCGGTGCCGACTTCGTACATGGCGGAAAAATCGGACTATGATTTTGTCGGTGCCTGGCATCACGGTGAGCGCGGCGGGTTGCTCCATGTTGCCGATCATCACATCTCGCCGGGGAAAAAGCAGTGGAGCTGGGGTTACGGGGATTTTGGCGTGGCCTGGGATCGTAACCTGACCGATGAGAATGGCCCGTACATCGAATTAATGACCGGGGTGTTTACCGACAACCAGCCGGATTTCACCTGGCTTGCACCTTATGAAGAGAAGGTATTCGTCCAGAACTTCCTGCCATACAGTGAATTAGGAATGGTGCAAAACGCCAGTATCGACCTGGCGTTGCGACTGGTGCGTGATGAAAGCCAGCTGTCCGTTGGTGTCTATGCGGTTGCGCCATTGCAGGATGTGCAAGTGACGCTCAGTGCAGACGGCGCGCCTTTCTTCGAAACCACGCTGACGCTGGCACCGGGGAAAAGCTGGCTAACGACGCTTGTCGATTCGGGCTATGCGCGGATCACCATGACGGTCACCCGTCACGACGGTCAGACATTGCTGCAATACGAAGAGCATATTGCTGACGATTTGCCGCTGCCCTCGGCGGCAACGGCCCCGGCACAGCCGGAGGCATTATCTAACACTGATGAACTTTACTTTATCGGTCAGCATCTGGAGCAGTACAACCACGCCAGTCGTTACGCCGGGGATTACTATCGCCGGGCGCTGGAAATAGATCCGCTGGATTACCGCAACAACGTTGCGCTGGGGACGCTGGCATTGAACCAGGCTGACTGGGCGCAAGCTGAACGCTGCGCGAAAGCGGCATTAGCGCGGGCGCATCACCTGAACAAAAACCCGCGCGATGGCGAAGCCAGTATGCTGTTAGCCGCTGCGCGGGAGCGCCAGGGCGATTGCCAGCAGGCCTGGGATCATTACTACAAGGCGAGCTGGAGCGGAAACTGTCGCGACGCGGCCTTCTGGGCACTGGCCCGGCTTGCGATGGCGCGTGGCGATCATGCAGATGCACTGGCAAAAGTAACGCAGAGTTTGCGCTTTAACGGCAGCAACAATCTGGCGATGGGACTGAAAGCGCTGGTACTGGCAGAACTGGGGCGCACGTCTGAGGCGCTGAAGTACATCGAGCAGCAGCGTAATGACTATCCGCTTAGCTACGTGCTGCACTATGCCCGCTGGGCGATATGCCGGGATGAACCGTCGAAAACGGCGCTTATCACCATTACCGGTCGCCGAGGTACTAACGCCTGCGAACTGGCAGGATGGCTACTCTCTTTCGGTCAAAAAGCTGCAGCCCGCGAACTGCTGGAACTGCTGGACAGTCAGGAAACGCTGCCGTTGCTGTGGCGGGCGTCGCTGAGCGACCATCCGCAGCCGTTCATCGCCCAGGCGCGTGCTTGCCTGCCTAACCGGGTACGTTTCCCGAATACCCTCGACGAAGTACAGATGCTGCAAACGCTGGAGCATAGTGCTTACGCCCGCTATCTGTTGGGCTGCTTCTGGTACAGCAAACGCCGCTACGAAGAGGCGCTTACCTGCTGGCAATTTACCCTGCAACAGGAGCCTGAATTTGCGCCTGTGCACCGTCTGCTGGGGATTTATGCGTGGAACAAACAGCACGATGGCGTCAAGGCACACCAGTATTTGTCGCAGGCCGTGGCGCTGGAACCTGATAACGCCCGTTTCCTGTTTGAACTGGATTACCTCAATAAACTCCTGGCGACGCCTGCTGAACAGCGTCTGCAACAGCTGGAATCGCGTAAGGCGGTGGTGTTCCAGCGTGACGATTTAACCGTGGAGTTGCTCAGCCTGTGGAACGGACTGGGCCACTACGATGATGCCGCGAAGGTGCTTGGCGAGCGCGTATTCCACCCCTGGGAAGGGGGCGAAGGGAAAGCGACCGGGCAGTACCTGCTGAACCAGATGCACCGGGCGCTGGCGGCGATTGGCAAAGAGGAATTCTCCGACGCGGTCAGTCTGCTACAACAGGCGCTGATCTATCCGCATAACCTGGGGGAAGGGCGCTTACCCGGACAAACCGATAACGATATCTGGTATCTGTTGGGCTATTGCGCTCAGCGTCAGGGATATCATGACGAAGCGCATCGTTACTTTGCCCGCGCCACCCGTGGTGGAAGCACGCTGGATGCCGGACGCTACTACAACGATCAGCCCGTGGACTATCTCTTCTGGCAGGGCATGGCGCTGAAACAGTTGGGTGAACGTGACGATGCAGAGCAGCTTTTCCACAGCTTCCTTCAATGGGTGACATCACAACGCGACCACGTGCCGGAGGTGGATTTCTTCGCCGTCTCATTACCGGATCTGGTGGTGCTCGATACGCCGGCGGAGGCAAAGCACCAGCAGCACTGCCTGTTTATTACCGCGTTGGGGCATCTGGGGCTTGGGGATTTATCCGCCTGCCAGCAGGCGCTTGACGCACTTCTGAAACAGAACCCGGCGCATGACAAAGCTCTGCTTGTGCGCCATGTCATCAGACTGGAGTTATTGCACTAA
- a CDS encoding ROK family transcriptional regulator yields the protein MQRSGFNNARVRQANKQIFLSHLWREKQLSKSQLAQLTGLSIPAVSNILEELLDEGRLCHSRETLSQRGLSSGSFHLPVQGTWTLCMNVTPTSLTSQLADARLVAVGDWQHEVINAATPDALLAAIANHWRRWRQRYPDTTINLALGVHGQVDPITGASKTMPQAPWKTPVEIKYLLEERLGIQVRLDNDCVMLALAEKWQNPAANEDFCVINVDYGIGSSFVIHDNIWRGSLYGSGQIGHTIVNPDGIACDCGRYGCLETVASLSALKKQARVWMKAQPVPGRDPETLTTDLLIDAWRKGDVRIQAWVEHAASAIGLSLYNFLNILNINQIWLYGRSCAFGESWLNTLRQQTGFNPFDHGDNPRAKATQISVGTLTRAQQLMGIGYLYVESQLNEI from the coding sequence ATGCAGCGTTCGGGATTCAATAACGCCCGTGTCAGACAGGCGAATAAACAGATCTTCCTGTCGCATTTGTGGCGCGAAAAGCAGCTCAGTAAATCGCAGCTGGCGCAGCTCACCGGCCTGTCGATTCCGGCGGTGAGTAACATTCTTGAAGAATTGCTGGACGAAGGGCGGCTGTGCCACTCCCGTGAAACGCTGAGCCAGCGCGGACTCAGCAGCGGGAGTTTTCATCTGCCGGTACAGGGCACGTGGACGCTGTGCATGAACGTCACCCCGACCAGTCTGACCAGCCAGCTGGCCGATGCGCGTCTGGTGGCGGTTGGCGACTGGCAGCATGAGGTGATTAATGCCGCGACGCCTGACGCGCTGCTTGCCGCAATAGCCAACCACTGGCGGCGCTGGCGTCAGCGCTATCCCGACACCACGATCAACCTCGCGCTGGGCGTCCACGGTCAGGTGGATCCGATCACCGGTGCGTCGAAAACGATGCCGCAGGCACCGTGGAAAACGCCGGTGGAAATCAAGTATCTGCTGGAGGAACGACTCGGTATACAGGTCCGCCTCGACAACGACTGCGTGATGCTGGCGCTGGCGGAAAAGTGGCAAAACCCGGCGGCCAACGAGGACTTCTGCGTGATTAACGTCGATTACGGCATTGGCTCATCGTTCGTCATTCACGACAATATCTGGCGCGGCAGCCTGTACGGCAGCGGTCAGATTGGGCATACCATTGTTAACCCCGACGGGATCGCCTGCGACTGCGGTCGTTATGGTTGTCTGGAAACCGTCGCCTCCCTGAGCGCGCTGAAAAAGCAGGCCAGAGTCTGGATGAAGGCGCAGCCAGTGCCGGGAAGGGATCCGGAAACGCTGACCACGGATTTACTGATCGACGCCTGGCGCAAGGGTGATGTACGCATTCAGGCATGGGTGGAACATGCCGCCAGCGCGATTGGTTTAAGCCTGTATAACTTTCTTAATATCCTGAATATCAATCAGATCTGGCTGTACGGACGCAGTTGCGCCTTCGGTGAATCCTGGCTCAATACGCTACGGCAACAGACGGGATTTAACCCTTTCGATCACGGCGATAACCCGCGGGCGAAAGCGACGCAAATTAGCGTTGGCACGCTGACCCGCGCCCAGCAACTGATGGGCATTGGCTATCTGTACGTGGAGTCGCAACTGAACGAAATATAA
- a CDS encoding DoxX family protein, translating into MNTLRYFDFGESRHLFLLIARIALAILFIIFGFPKLTGFDGTVQYMTSLGTPAPMLAAIIAVVMEVPAAILIVLGFFTRPLAVIFVFYTLGTAVIGHHFWNMTGDAVGPNMINFYKNVSIAGGFLLLALTGPGAISIDRR; encoded by the coding sequence ATGAACACGTTACGTTATTTTGATTTTGGAGAATCACGCCATCTGTTTTTATTGATTGCCCGTATTGCGCTGGCAATTCTGTTTATTATTTTTGGCTTTCCTAAACTGACAGGGTTCGACGGTACCGTACAATATATGACGTCTCTCGGTACCCCTGCGCCGATGCTTGCTGCGATCATTGCCGTTGTTATGGAGGTTCCGGCAGCGATACTGATTGTGCTGGGCTTTTTCACGCGTCCACTGGCGGTTATTTTCGTTTTCTATACGCTGGGTACCGCCGTGATCGGTCATCACTTCTGGAATATGACCGGTGATGCGGTGGGACCGAATATGATTAACTTCTATAAGAATGTCAGTATCGCAGGCGGTTTTCTGCTGCTGGCGCTGACGGGGCCGGGCGCGATTTCCATTGACCGGCGCTAA
- the glyA gene encoding serine hydroxymethyltransferase → MLKREMNIADYDAELWQAMEQEKVRQEEHIELIASENYTSPRVMQAQGSQLTNKYAEGYPGKRYYGGCEYVDIVEQLAIDRAKELFGADYANVQPHSGSQANFAVYTALLQPGDTVLGMNLAQGGHLTHGSPVNFSGKLYNIVPYGIDESGKIDYEEMAQLAQTHKPKMIIGGFSAYSGVVDWAKMREIADSIGAYLFVDMAHVAGLIAAGVYPNPVPHAHVVTTTTHKTLAGPRGGLILAKGGDEELYKKLNSAVFPSAQGGPLMHVIAGKAVALKEAMEPEFKVYQQQVAKNAKAMVEVFLNRGYKVVSGGTENHLFLLDLVDKNLTGKEADAALGRANITVNKNSVPNDPKSPFVTSGIRIGSPAITRRGFKEAEAKELAGWMCDVLDNINDEAVIERIKGKVLDICARFPVYA, encoded by the coding sequence ATGTTAAAGCGTGAAATGAACATTGCCGATTATGATGCCGAACTGTGGCAGGCTATGGAGCAGGAAAAAGTACGTCAGGAAGAGCACATCGAACTGATCGCCTCCGAAAACTACACCAGTCCGCGTGTCATGCAGGCGCAGGGCTCTCAGCTGACTAACAAATACGCTGAAGGATATCCGGGCAAGCGCTACTACGGCGGCTGCGAATACGTCGATATCGTTGAGCAACTGGCGATTGATCGCGCCAAAGAACTGTTTGGCGCAGACTACGCTAACGTACAGCCGCACTCCGGCTCTCAGGCTAACTTCGCGGTCTACACCGCGCTGCTGCAACCCGGTGATACCGTTCTGGGTATGAACCTGGCGCAAGGCGGCCACCTGACTCACGGCTCTCCGGTGAACTTCTCTGGCAAACTGTACAACATCGTACCTTACGGTATCGATGAGTCCGGTAAAATTGACTACGAAGAGATGGCGCAACTGGCGCAGACGCACAAACCGAAAATGATCATCGGTGGCTTCTCTGCTTATTCAGGCGTGGTTGACTGGGCAAAAATGCGTGAAATCGCTGACAGCATCGGTGCGTACCTGTTCGTTGATATGGCCCACGTTGCGGGTCTGATTGCCGCAGGTGTTTACCCGAACCCGGTTCCGCATGCACACGTTGTGACTACCACCACCCACAAAACCCTGGCGGGTCCGCGCGGCGGCCTGATCCTGGCGAAAGGCGGTGATGAAGAGCTGTACAAAAAACTGAACTCTGCCGTTTTCCCAAGCGCGCAGGGCGGCCCGTTGATGCACGTGATTGCCGGTAAAGCGGTTGCACTGAAAGAAGCGATGGAGCCAGAGTTCAAAGTCTACCAGCAGCAGGTTGCGAAAAACGCCAAAGCGATGGTGGAAGTGTTCCTGAACCGTGGCTACAAAGTGGTGTCCGGCGGTACTGAAAACCACCTGTTCTTGCTGGATCTGGTGGACAAAAACCTGACCGGTAAAGAAGCTGACGCCGCGCTGGGTCGTGCCAATATCACCGTGAACAAAAACAGCGTGCCGAACGATCCGAAGAGCCCGTTCGTCACTTCCGGTATCCGTATCGGTTCTCCGGCCATTACGCGTCGCGGCTTTAAAGAAGCGGAAGCGAAAGAGCTGGCGGGCTGGATGTGTGATGTGCTTGACAACATCAATGATGAAGCGGTGATTGAGCGCATCAAAGGGAAAGTTCTGGATATCTGCGCACGCTTCCCGGTTTACGCATAA
- the hmpA gene encoding NO-inducible flavohemoprotein: MLDAQTIATVKATIPLLVETGPKLTAHFYDRMFAHNPELKEIFNMSNQRNGDQREALFNAIAAYASNIENLPALLPAVEKIAQKHTSFQIKPEQYNIVGTHLLATLDEMFSPGQDVLDAWGKAYGVLANVFINREAQIYSENARKTGGWEGTRPFRIVAKTPRSALITSFELEPVDGGTVAEYQPGQYLGVWLKPEGFPHQEIRQYSLTRKADGKSYRIAVKREEGGQVSNWLHNHANIGDVVHLAAPAGDFFMAVTPNTPVSLISAGVGQTPMLAMLDTLAKANHTAQVNWFHAAENGDVHAFADEVSELGKMLPRFSAHTWYREPTEADRAKGAFDSVGLMDLNKLEGAISDPAMQFYLCGPVGFMQFAAKQLVELGVKNENIHYECFGPHKVL; the protein is encoded by the coding sequence ATGCTTGACGCCCAAACCATCGCCACTGTAAAAGCCACCATTCCCCTGCTGGTAGAAACCGGCCCCAAACTGACCGCCCATTTTTACGATCGCATGTTCGCTCATAACCCTGAACTCAAAGAAATTTTTAACATGAGCAACCAGCGTAATGGCGATCAGCGTGAAGCCCTGTTTAATGCCATTGCCGCTTATGCCAGCAATATTGAGAATCTGCCTGCCCTGCTGCCTGCGGTTGAGAAAATCGCCCAAAAGCACACCAGCTTTCAGATAAAACCTGAGCAGTACAACATTGTCGGTACGCACCTGCTGGCAACCCTCGACGAAATGTTCAGTCCAGGCCAGGACGTGCTGGATGCGTGGGGCAAAGCCTACGGCGTGTTGGCGAATGTCTTTATCAACCGCGAAGCACAAATCTACAGTGAAAACGCCCGTAAAACCGGCGGCTGGGAAGGCACGCGTCCGTTCCGGATCGTAGCGAAAACCCCGCGCAGCGCACTGATTACCAGCTTTGAACTTGAACCGGTAGACGGCGGCACCGTGGCCGAATACCAGCCTGGCCAGTATCTTGGTGTCTGGCTGAAACCGGAAGGCTTCCCGCATCAGGAGATTCGTCAGTATTCTCTGACCCGTAAAGCGGATGGTAAAAGCTACCGTATTGCCGTGAAACGTGAAGAAGGCGGTCAGGTATCAAACTGGCTGCATAACCATGCGAACATCGGCGATGTCGTGCATTTGGCCGCACCGGCTGGCGATTTCTTTATGGCGGTCACCCCGAATACGCCGGTTTCCCTGATCTCTGCTGGCGTCGGTCAAACGCCCATGCTGGCAATGCTGGATACGCTGGCAAAAGCAAACCACACCGCGCAGGTCAACTGGTTCCACGCCGCAGAAAACGGCGACGTCCATGCGTTTGCCGATGAAGTGAGTGAACTGGGTAAAATGCTGCCACGCTTTAGCGCCCACACCTGGTATCGTGAGCCAACCGAAGCCGATCGCGCGAAAGGCGCGTTTGATAGCGTTGGGCTGATGGATTTGAACAAACTGGAAGGCGCAATCAGCGATCCGGCGATGCAGTTTTATCTGTGCGGTCCGGTGGGCTTTATGCAGTTTGCCGCGAAGCAGCTTGTTGAGCTGGGTGTGAAAAACGAAAACATTCATTACGAATGCTTCGGCCCGCATAAGGTCTTGTAA
- the glnB gene encoding nitrogen regulatory protein P-II, with the protein MKKIDAIIKPFKLDDVREALAEVGITGMTVTEVKGFGRQKGHTELYRGAEYMVDFLPKVKIEIVVPDDIVETCVDTIIRTAQTGKIGDGKIFVFDVARVVRIRTGEEDDAAI; encoded by the coding sequence ATGAAAAAGATTGATGCGATTATTAAACCCTTCAAGCTCGATGATGTGCGTGAAGCGCTGGCTGAAGTCGGTATTACCGGGATGACCGTCACCGAAGTGAAAGGCTTTGGGCGTCAGAAAGGGCATACCGAGCTGTACCGCGGCGCGGAATACATGGTGGATTTTCTGCCGAAGGTGAAAATTGAAATCGTCGTACCAGACGATATCGTTGAAACCTGCGTGGATACCATTATTCGCACAGCGCAGACGGGCAAAATCGGCGATGGTAAGATCTTCGTCTTTGATGTGGCGCGCGTGGTGCGTATCCGTACCGGTGAAGAAGACGACGCGGCAATTTAA
- the glrR gene encoding two-component system response regulator GlrR: MSRKPAHLLLVDDDPGLLKLLGMRLTSEGYSVVTAESGAEGLRVLNREKVDLVISDLRMDEMDGMQLFSEIQKVQPGMPVIILTAHGSIPDAVAATQKGVFSFLTKPVDKDALYQAIDEALEQSAPATDDSWRESIVTRSPLMLRLLEQARMVAQSDVSVLINGQSGTGKEIFAQAIHNASPRSSKPFIAINCGALPEQLLESELFGHSRGAFTGAVSNREGLFQAAEGGTLFLDEIGDMPAPLQVKLLRVLQERKVRPLGSNRDIDIDVRIISATHRDLPKAMARGEFREDLYYRLNVVSLKIPALAERTEDIPLLANHLLRQSAERHKPFVRAFSTDAMKRLMTASWPGNVRQLVNVIEQCVALTSSPVISDALVEQALEGENTALPTFVEARNQFELNYLRKLLQITKGNVTHAARMAGRNRTEFYKLLSRHELDANDFKE, from the coding sequence ATGAGTCGTAAACCGGCGCATTTACTGCTCGTGGATGATGATCCAGGCCTGTTAAAACTACTGGGCATGCGTCTGACCAGTGAAGGCTATAGCGTGGTGACCGCAGAGAGCGGGGCAGAAGGGCTGCGTGTTTTGAACCGTGAAAAAGTGGATCTGGTGATAAGCGATCTGCGGATGGATGAGATGGACGGCATGCAGCTGTTCAGCGAGATCCAGAAGGTGCAGCCGGGAATGCCGGTCATCATTCTTACCGCCCACGGTTCGATTCCGGATGCGGTCGCTGCAACGCAAAAGGGCGTGTTCAGCTTCCTGACTAAACCCGTGGATAAAGATGCGCTGTATCAGGCGATTGACGAGGCGCTTGAGCAGTCGGCACCCGCCACGGATGATAGCTGGCGTGAATCGATTGTTACCCGTAGCCCGCTGATGCTGCGTCTGCTGGAGCAGGCGCGGATGGTGGCACAGTCCGACGTCAGCGTATTGATCAATGGTCAGAGCGGTACCGGGAAAGAGATCTTCGCCCAGGCTATTCACAATGCCAGCCCGCGCAGCAGTAAACCGTTTATTGCCATCAACTGTGGGGCGCTACCGGAACAATTGCTGGAGTCGGAGTTATTCGGCCACTCGCGCGGCGCGTTTACCGGCGCGGTGAGTAACCGTGAGGGGCTGTTTCAGGCGGCGGAAGGCGGGACGCTGTTCCTGGACGAGATTGGCGACATGCCCGCGCCGCTACAGGTCAAACTGCTGCGCGTTTTGCAGGAACGCAAAGTCAGACCGCTTGGCAGCAACCGCGACATCGATATTGATGTGCGTATTATCTCGGCAACCCACCGTGACTTGCCGAAAGCCATGGCGCGCGGCGAGTTTCGTGAAGATTTATACTACCGCCTCAACGTGGTAAGTCTGAAGATCCCGGCGCTGGCGGAGCGGACCGAAGATATTCCGCTGCTGGCAAATCATCTGCTGCGCCAGTCGGCGGAGCGGCATAAGCCGTTTGTGCGGGCGTTTTCGACGGATGCAATGAAGCGGCTAATGACCGCCAGTTGGCCGGGCAACGTGCGTCAACTGGTGAACGTGATTGAACAGTGCGTGGCGCTGACCTCTTCGCCGGTTATCAGCGATGCGCTGGTGGAACAGGCGCTGGAAGGGGAAAATACCGCGCTGCCGACTTTTGTTGAAGCGCGTAACCAGTTTGAACTGAACTATCTGCGCAAGTTGCTGCAAATCACCAAAGGCAATGTGACGCATGCGGCAAGAATGGCGGGCCGTAACCGGACGGAGTTCTACAAACTCCTGTCACGCCATGAGCTGGATGCAAACGATTTCAAAGAATAA
- the qseG gene encoding two-component system QseEF-associated lipoprotein QseG has protein sequence MPHVFSHIFQRLFSRQFILAGMPCLALMGCTPHAVKHITGDAPQDALPTYQLADYLSVECTDIWALQGQSTDTNPLYWLRAIDCADRLLPVQSRSEARSLSDDSWQNAFKRGILLANAKITPLERRENVSRLDAFSPQIPAQVRPLYQVWRDGQSLQLQLAEERQRYSKLQQTTDGDLDTLRQQHQHLQAQLDLTTRKLENLTDIERQLSTRKPAGNYNPDATHGGDKSEGQAPESSQDEVTP, from the coding sequence ATGCCACACGTTTTTTCTCACATTTTCCAACGTCTATTCTCCCGCCAGTTCATCCTGGCGGGAATGCCGTGCCTTGCGCTGATGGGGTGTACGCCGCATGCGGTGAAGCACATCACCGGGGATGCGCCGCAGGATGCCCTCCCGACGTATCAACTGGCGGATTATCTGTCTGTTGAGTGTACTGATATCTGGGCATTGCAGGGGCAATCGACGGATACCAACCCTCTTTACTGGCTGCGCGCCATTGACTGCGCAGATCGCCTGTTACCGGTGCAGTCGCGCAGCGAGGCCCGCTCGCTGAGTGACGACAGCTGGCAAAACGCTTTTAAGCGCGGCATCTTGCTGGCGAATGCCAAAATTACGCCGCTGGAGCGTCGCGAAAACGTCTCGCGACTGGATGCGTTCAGCCCGCAGATCCCGGCGCAGGTGCGCCCGCTTTATCAGGTCTGGCGCGACGGACAGTCGTTACAGCTCCAGCTCGCCGAAGAACGCCAGCGTTACAGCAAACTGCAGCAAACGACCGATGGCGATCTGGATACGCTGCGTCAGCAGCATCAGCACCTTCAGGCACAGCTCGATCTCACCACGCGTAAACTGGAGAACCTGACCGATATTGAGCGCCAGCTTTCCACCCGTAAACCGGCGGGAAATTACAATCCGGATGCGACGCATGGCGGCGACAAGTCTGAAGGACAAGCCCCGGAATCATCACAAGATGAGGTGACCCCATAA